One genomic window of Mercenaria mercenaria strain notata chromosome 2, MADL_Memer_1, whole genome shotgun sequence includes the following:
- the LOC128548570 gene encoding uncharacterized protein LOC128548570, which yields MNSSRAFRLCARVPHTDTERAIETCTQDIVISQTTEWHRLSLQSMKDSCISEIHRNKTVREYLERPRETIFTTTTPSGQHIDHVTTSRPNSDVKESNLNIIEIVDAIEEIACPNECSDHGPCKNGTCKCNAAFGGDDCSIDFKKPPSTASLLHGSTCDEKEAKCTHVFIYGGFFASETVTCHITTFEIYANNEGRLNMDAYVIRGQAESLIEVICSLVSPIRRKRSLSDLQEVKLMSCYKVSVSNDGIHHGTPIEMCVYNSECQTVSKSLSGMLTANIKEGYCFIDGLCIPNRKQKPSSEMYCLPEFSLYSWTELPTSTQTTSALVTDLVNYKLIWQTSVIVAVVCTSSICIIVILVVCIRKRKRRKQEDKKKQNGELKMNYKHDADFQEDTYAYINPIDASDNAPYEKTAKLTLGITDEYLRVDISKKEKIQNAKLNTGKINSRSDGPVLPLEIHMRNFVLQIKSKGYMTKLKTNTDMDTPIPMEISMVQTQDVVTRRKRRTTTLMWMIFKRIISYLRKEMIREIKSLSETCL from the exons ATGAATAGTTCAAGGGCATTCCGACTCTGTGCACGGGTTCCTCATACAGACACCGAGCGGGCTATTGAAACATGTACACAGGATATTGTT ATATCCCAGACAACGGAGTGGCACAGGCTATCACTACAATCTATGAAAGACTCGTGTATATCTgaaatacatagaaacaaaaCAGTCCGAGAATATTTAGAACGCCCAAGGGAAACGATTTTCACAACAACGACACCTAGTGGTCAACACATTGACCATGTTACAACATCACGCCCAAACAGTGATGTCAAAGAGTCAAATCTAAATATAATTGAGATCGTAGACGCGATAGAAGAAATTGCCTGTCCAAATGAATGTTCAGATCATGGCCCTTGCAAAAACG GCACATGTAAATGTAATGCTGCATTTGGCGGTGATGATTGCTCTATTGACTTCAAAAAGCCGCCATCTACTGCCAGTTTACTTCACGGAAGTACCTGCGATGAGAAAGAAGCAAAATGCACGCATGTGTTTATCTACGGAGGATTTTTTGCAAGCGAAACTGTGACCTGTCACATTACCACATTTGAA ATTTATGCCAATAATGAAGGTCGTCTTAATATGGATGCATACGTCATACGAGGGCAAGCAGAATCGCTCATCGAGGTTATTTGCTCTCTAGTGTCACCTATCAGAAGAAAACGATCTCTTTCTGACCTCCAAGAAGTGAAATTGATGTCTTGCTACAAGGTTTCAGTGAGCAATGATGGCATACATCATGGGACACCAATAGAAATGTGTGTTTACAATTCAGAATGTCAAACTGTATCAAAAAGCCTTAGCGGGATGCTAACAGCCAACATAAAG GAAGGATATTGTTTTATTGATGGACTTTGTATACCTAATCGAAAACAAAAGCCATCGTCAGAAATGTACTGTCTTCCAGAATTTTCGCTTTATAGTTGGACAG aATTACCTACGTCAACACAGACAACGTCTGCTCTTGTTACGGATCTAGTCAACTACAAATTAATTTGGCAGACCTCAGTTATCGTTGCTGTTGTGTGTACTAGTTCAATCTGCATAATTGTCATTCTTGTTGTCTGCATACGAAAACGAAAACGAAG gaaGCAAGAGGACAAAAAGAAACAGAATGGCGaactaaaaatgaattacaaACACGATGCAGACTTTCAGGAGGACACGTATGCCTATATCAACCCAATCGATGCAAGCGACAATGCACCTTATGAGAAAACCGCGAAACTGACTCTTGGTATTACTGACGAGTATTTACGCGTAGACATATCGAAGAAAGAAAAGATCCAGAACGCAAAGTTAAACACAGGAAAGATTAATAGCAGAAGCGATGGACCTGTGCTACCACTCGAGATCCATATGAGAAACTTTGTTTTACAAATCAAAAGCAAGGGGTATATGACAAAATTGAAAACGAATACCGACATGGACACACCGATACCAATGGAAATCAGTATGGTCCAAACACAAGACGTAGTAACGAGACGGAAAAGGAGAACGACTACTTTAATGTGGATGATATTCAAGAGGATTATCTCATACCTACGTAAGGAAATGATAAGGGAAATAAAGAGCCTCTCAGAAACATGTTTGTAG
- the LOC128548586 gene encoding uncharacterized protein LOC128548586, which produces MTASGTLCLQNGSVVSSFTVDKLSLSQRFQGLTSGTKYIVAVHTYRHGEFTELGREWTFTQPEMEPYLGSRSAGDNILSSTSFRCKFHSSPDVIYSVRWYVQRPERNFTIEKGGENIHGFQELSLTEEDLLKHHITLPFRVSCAIAENPGTTQKTSFSVSSDRMFAGIKLLTPEITMHRDETAVIRFRPTVPFGCYTTRKMTDVCNLTMAVSIPVSKKCTEIKTGMEIEKVLSID; this is translated from the exons ATGACAGCTAGCGGAACACTCTGTCTGCAGAATGGCAGTGTGGTCAGTTCATTTACAGTAGACAAACTATCGCTGTCCCAAAGGTTTCAGGGTTTGACTAGTGGGACCAAGTATATTGTTGCAGTGCATACATATCGACATGGAGAATTCACTGAACTTGGTCGGGAATGGACGTTCACAC AACCTGAAATGGAACCCTATCTTGGATCAAGGTCGGCTGGTGATAATATATTAAGCTCTACAAGCTTTCGTTGCAAGTTTCATTCTTCACCAGATGTTATATATAGTGTACGTTGGTACGTTCAGCGACCTGAAAGAAATTTCACCATAGAAAAGGGAGGTGAAAACATACATGGATTTCAAGAGCTATCTTTAACAGAAGAGGATCTCCTCAAGCATCATATAACCTTGCCGTTCCGT GTTTCTTGTGCTATAGCGGAAAACCCAGGTACAACGCAGAAAACAAGTTTCTCTGTGTCATCTGACCGTATGTTTGCTGGTATTAAG TTACTGACACCCGAAATAACTATGCACAGGGACGAAACAGCAGTAATTCGATTTAGACCTACAGTTCCATTTGGTTGCTACACAACACGGAAAATGACTGACGTCTGCAACTTAACAATGGCCGTCTCCATACCCGTCAGTAAAAAATGTACAG agattaAAACAGGTATGGAGATAGAAAAGGTGTTGAGTATAGATTAA
- the LOC128548593 gene encoding deleted in malignant brain tumors 1 protein-like, producing MVCLNAAEVRLVGGRTPYEGRLEMRKSNKEPWGTVCDDNFDDNDARVVCRMLGFRNSECSSVVEASAYGPGSGKILLDEMQCIGNESDVSQCKANTWGQSDCAHAEDVGVSCQTPVRLVEGPHSGRIEIQRNGSWGSICLDSFNQTVGKVICRMLALSTGDIEIRSAGSTGTLSPMVSSCVGNEKDIALCQMSKESCRSARSTSIDCRTEVRLVGGPNQQLGRVEVNFQDKWGTVCDDSFDDNAASVICRMLGYNPKGARARGRAFYGKGNGSVTIDELRCSGDETDISECKSNYWGSHTNCDHDEDASVECGTEVRLVDGPTRFSGRLEIKLKSSWNTMCDDSFNNKTASVVCRMLGFERGNISVRNNDYFGKSTGEITHYRLECLGNETDIVNCKHTDINSCNSGSNVGVNCYSVTPVRLQGGPTTYSGRVEVYMQELSTWMGICDESYGFTVDDARVLCRMIGKPNMNPSFHTATYLYDYVIRGKAISDMNCSGYEQDITNCRSGQQWLDKSCGYPNYVGINCEPVTKVRLVEGPSTRAGRVEIQYNGTWGTICMDEFDTVDSDVICNMLGYTQKSYLLKRGEYKQGNISKTITNAQCKGKERDISDCKADPWMSGNCPSGFDVGIVCSK from the exons atggtaTGTTTAAATGCAGCTGAAGTACGTCTAGTTGGAGGGCGGACACCTTACGAAGGGAGGTTAGAAATGAGAAAGAGCAATAAAGAGCCATGGGGAACTGTTTGtgatgataattttgatgacaacGATGCACGTGTAGTATGTCGAATGCTTGGGTTTCGTAACTCTGA GTGTTCTTCCGTTGTAGAAGCATCAGCATACGGCCCTGGTTCGGGGAAAATATTGTTGGATGAAATGCAGTGTATCGGTAACGAGTCAGATGTTTCTCAGTGTAAAGCCAATACATGGGGGCAGAGCGATTGTGCACATGCAGAAGACGTTGGTGTCAGTTGCC AAACGCCGGTGAGACTTGTAGAGGGACCTCATTCGGGTAGAATAGAAATCCAAAGAAACGGTTCATGGGGATCAATTTGTTTAGACAGTTTCAACCAAACTGTTGGAAAAGTTATATGCCGTATGTTGGCATTAAGCACTGG GGATATTGAAATTAGATCCGCTGGTTCTACAGGCACTCTTTCTCCCATGGTATCAAGTTGTGTTGGCAATGAAAAAGACATTGCATTGTGTCAAATGTCTAAAGAATCGTGCAGAAGTGCCAGAAGTACCAGTATTGATTGTC GAACTGAAGTGCGGCTAGTTGGTGGACCTAATCAGCAGTTGGGGAGAGTGGAGGTGAATTTTCAAGACAAATGGGGAACAGTATGTGACGACTCTTTTGATGACAACGCCGCTTCTGTTATCTGTCGAATGCTTGGCTATAATCCAAA AGGTGCAAGAGCAAGAGGTCGGGCGTTTTATGGAAAGGGGAACGGTAGTGTAACCATTGATGAACTACGATGTTCTGGTGATGAAACGGATATTTCAGAATGCAAGTCAAACTATTGGGGGTCTCATACTAATTGCGATCATGACGAGGATGCTTCCGTTGAATGCG GAACGGAAGTACGTTTAGTGGATGGTCCAACACGGTTTTCTGGTCGCTTAGAAATCAAACTAAAATCTTCTTGGAATACCATGTGTGACGACTCCTTTAATAACAAAACAGCGTCTGTTGTCTGTAGAATGCTGGGATTTGAACGAGG CAACATCTCCGTTCGTAACAATGATTACTTCGGAAAAAGTACTGGCGAAATAACACACTATCGTTTAGAATGTCTTGGAAATGAAACAGACATAGTTAACTGCAAACACACTGATATAAATAGCTGCAACAGTGGTAGCAACGTCGGGGTCAATTGTT ATTCCGTAACACCTGTCAGATTACAAGGTGGTCCTACGACATATTCAGGAAGAGTAGAAGTGTACATGCAAGAGCTGTCTACCTGGATGGGCATATGTGATGAAAGTTATGGTTTTACAGTTGATGACGCCAGAGTTCTCTGCAGAATGATCGGAAAACCTaacat GAATCCAAGTTTTCATACCGCAACATACCTTTATGATTACGTCATCCGAGGAAAAGCCATATCTGACATGAACTGCAGCGGATATGAACAAGACATTACAAATTGTAGATCCGGACAACAGTGGCTAGATAAAAGTTGTGGCTATCCAAATTACGTCGGCATTAATTGTG AGCCTGTTACTAAAGTTCGTTTGGTTGAAGGACCTTCTACTAGAGCCGGAAGAGTAGAAATACAATATAACGGTACATGGGGTACAATTTGTATGGATGAATTCGATACCGTGGACTCTGATGTCATCTGTAATATGTTAGGCTACACACAGAA GTCGTACCTGCTTAAAAGAGGAGAATATAAGCAAGGCAATATATCCAAAACTATAACAAACGCCCAGTGTAAAGGCAAAGAAAGAGATATCTCAGACTGTAAAGCTGACCCCTGGATGTCTGGAAACTGTCCCAGTGGATTCGACGTCGGCATTGTTTGTAGTAAGTGA